The Bombus fervidus isolate BK054 chromosome 3, iyBomFerv1, whole genome shotgun sequence genome includes a window with the following:
- the LOC139985519 gene encoding beta-1,3-galactosyltransferase 5 — protein MLDKRRLHASGTSPYTLIFVVALALTGCFSFWLHIDSSGSPTPYSSGASAPGYLLILPGNVTLSPQPYLLHELSFGDKSTLIDIKDFRFTINNDPCNRTHPLLLMLVHSAPENFVKRNVVRETWGQQSPEVALLFFVGSSDEYQTMLEEENRKFKDLIQGNFLDAYRNMTYKHVMALKWATYHCPSAKYILKLDDDVFVHIPAMLDFLTRDLSPWGARRLILCDLLPTGTVKRSWRSKWRVSPQEYPGRHYPAYCAGWAILYSPDSVFLLYREAQKEPYFWIDDVHITGTLARKVNLTQTSVHYLVLTNENMQDLLSNPNSRREFLFGPPNLTENEIRALQSLVTKPRPSSESLVN, from the exons ATGCTGGATAAGCGGCGACTCCATGCCTCCGGTACGTCGCCTTACACTTTGATTTTCGTGGTCGCCTTGGCACTGACTGGATGCTTCTCCTTCTGGCTTCACATCGACAGCTCCGGTTCACCGACGCCGTACAGCAGCGGCGCGTCGGCACCGGGATATCTGCTAATCCTTCCCGGAAACGTGACGCTCTCCCCGCAGCCGTATTTACTGCACGAACTTTCGTTCGGTGACAAATCCACCTTGATCGACATAAAGGACTTCCGGTTCACGATCAACAATGACCCGTGCAACCGGACGCACCCGTTGCTGCTGATGCTGGTTCATTCGGCTCCCGAAAACTTTGTTAAGAGAAACGTGGTCAGGGAGACATGGGGCCAGCAATCTCCGGAGGTGGCGCTCCTCTTCTTCGTCGGCTCGTCTGATGAATATCAGACGATGCTGGAAGAGgagaatagaaaattcaaagatttGATACAAGGCAACTTTCTCGATGCCTACAGAAACATGACTTACAAGCATGTGATGGCATTGAAGTGGGCTACGTATCATTGTCCAA GTgccaaatatatattaaaattagacGATGATGTTTTTGTTCATATACCTGCCATGTTGGATTTCTTGACTCGTGATCTATCGCCATGGGGAGCCAGACGATTGATCCTATGCGATCTTCTACCCACGGGTACCGTGAAGAGATCCTGGCGTTCCAAGTGGAGAGTCTCCCCTCAAGAATATCCTGGCAGACACTATCCTGCGTATTGTGCCGGATGGGCTATACTCTATTCTCCTGATAGCGTATTTCTTTTGTATCGTGAGGCACAGAAAGAGCCATATTTCTGGATCGACGATGTTCATATTACCGGGACGTTAGCTAGGAAAGTAAATTTAACACAAACCTCTGTGCATTACTTGGTGCTAACTAACGAGAATATGCAGGACCTTCTATCAAATCCAAATTCTCGTAGGGAGTTTCTGTTCGGACCTCCAAACCTCACTGAAAACGAGATAAGAGCCTTACAGAGTTTGGTCACTAAACCACGGCCTAGCAGCGAAAGCCTAGTAAACTGA